Proteins encoded by one window of Pseudonocardia sp. HH130629-09:
- a CDS encoding 3-hydroxyacyl-CoA dehydrogenase NAD-binding domain-containing protein, with the protein MPDLRPVSAIRTVACIGAGVIGAGWAAYFLARGLRVRAWDPAPDAEETLRRVVDAAWPALTELGLAEGADRDALTMFPTAAEAVAGADFVQESAPEDLTLKRSLLAELADAAVAAGPDVVVASSTSGFPMTDMATTAAHPDRVVVGHPFNPPYLIPLVEVVGGERTAAWTASRAADFYRHIGKSVIEMERELPGFIANRLQEAIWREALHMVAAGEATPEEIDRSITDGPGLRWPVHGPCLTFHLAGGRGGMAHMLDHFGPSLKAPWTRLEAPELTRELRDDMVAGAEVSAGGRPMAELVAERDRAVIAVRRAVAVARQTTVQTTGETAR; encoded by the coding sequence GTGCCCGACCTCCGGCCCGTCTCCGCGATCCGGACCGTCGCCTGCATCGGCGCCGGGGTGATCGGCGCGGGCTGGGCGGCGTACTTCCTGGCCCGAGGGCTGCGGGTCCGGGCCTGGGACCCCGCCCCGGACGCCGAGGAGACACTGCGCCGCGTGGTCGACGCCGCCTGGCCGGCGCTCACCGAGCTGGGACTGGCCGAGGGCGCCGACCGGGACGCGCTGACGATGTTCCCGACCGCGGCCGAGGCCGTCGCGGGCGCGGACTTCGTGCAGGAGAGCGCCCCGGAGGACCTGACGCTCAAGCGCTCCCTGCTGGCCGAGCTGGCCGACGCCGCGGTGGCGGCCGGTCCGGACGTGGTGGTGGCGTCGTCGACCTCGGGGTTCCCGATGACCGACATGGCGACCACCGCGGCGCACCCGGACCGGGTCGTCGTCGGGCACCCCTTCAACCCGCCCTACCTGATCCCGCTGGTCGAGGTCGTCGGCGGGGAGCGGACCGCGGCCTGGACGGCGTCGCGGGCCGCGGACTTCTACCGGCACATCGGCAAGTCGGTGATCGAGATGGAACGGGAGCTGCCCGGCTTCATCGCGAACCGCCTGCAGGAGGCGATCTGGCGCGAGGCGCTGCACATGGTCGCCGCGGGCGAGGCCACCCCCGAGGAGATCGACCGCTCGATCACCGACGGCCCGGGGCTGCGCTGGCCGGTGCACGGGCCCTGCCTGACCTTCCACCTGGCCGGGGGCCGGGGCGGGATGGCGCACATGCTGGACCACTTCGGACCGTCGCTGAAGGCGCCGTGGACGCGCCTGGAGGCCCCGGAGCTGACCCGGGAGCTGCGCGACGACATGGTCGCCGGCGCCGAGGTCTCCGCGGGTGGGCGGCCGATGGCCGAGCTGGTGGCGGAGCGCGACCGGGCGGTGATCGCGGTCCGCCGGGCCGTGGCCGTGGCCCGGCAGACCACGGTGCAGACCACCGGGGAGACCGCCCGGTGA
- a CDS encoding 3-keto-5-aminohexanoate cleavage protein, with protein sequence MNRDVIITCAVTGAGDTVGRSPHVPVTPAAIAADAIAAARAGAAVVHIHVRDPETGSPSRAVELYRETVTRIRDSGVDVVLNLTAGMGGDLVIDADDPLKPIDGTDLVNALERLPHVEELLPDICTLDCGSLNFGEGNQLYVSTPDMLRTGARRVQELGVKPELEIFDTGQLWFATVLVEEGLIDAPALFQLCMGIPYGAPADPGVLAAEVNLLPEGANFASFAIGRDQLPWVARSVLAGGHARVGLEDNLYLSRGVKATNEQLTERAVEIVQNLGASVATPDRARAILGLKERAGV encoded by the coding sequence ATGAACCGTGACGTCATCATCACCTGCGCGGTGACCGGGGCCGGCGACACGGTGGGCCGCAGCCCGCACGTGCCCGTCACCCCGGCCGCGATCGCCGCGGACGCGATCGCCGCGGCCCGGGCCGGGGCCGCCGTGGTGCACATCCACGTGCGCGACCCGGAGACCGGGAGCCCGTCGCGGGCGGTGGAGCTCTACCGCGAGACCGTGACCCGCATTCGGGACTCCGGCGTCGACGTCGTGCTGAACCTGACCGCCGGCATGGGCGGCGACCTGGTGATCGACGCCGACGACCCGCTCAAGCCGATCGACGGCACGGACCTCGTCAACGCCCTGGAGCGGCTCCCGCACGTCGAGGAGCTGCTGCCCGACATCTGCACGCTGGACTGCGGCTCGCTGAACTTCGGGGAGGGCAACCAGCTCTACGTCTCCACCCCGGACATGCTGCGCACCGGGGCCAGGCGGGTGCAGGAGCTCGGGGTGAAGCCCGAGCTGGAGATCTTCGACACCGGACAGCTGTGGTTCGCCACCGTCCTGGTCGAGGAGGGTCTGATCGACGCCCCGGCGCTGTTCCAGCTGTGCATGGGCATCCCCTACGGCGCCCCGGCCGACCCGGGTGTGCTGGCGGCGGAGGTGAACCTGCTGCCCGAGGGCGCCAACTTCGCGTCGTTCGCGATCGGGCGCGACCAGCTGCCGTGGGTGGCCCGGTCGGTGCTGGCCGGCGGGCACGCCCGCGTCGGGCTGGAGGACAACCTCTACCTCTCCCGCGGGGTGAAGGCGACCAACGAGCAGCTGACCGAGCGCGCGGTGGAGATCGTGCAGAACCTCGGCGCGAGCGTCGCGACGCCGGACCGCGCCCGCGCGATCCTCGGTCTGAAGGAGCGCGCCGGTGTCTGA
- a CDS encoding TetR family transcriptional regulator C-terminal domain-containing protein, with protein sequence MLERDGWTQRRFAAAIGLEETKLSKSLAGRRRFAADELVRIAEVTGETVARLLHGHDGARARTAVPTGAAAAAAEPDTGREPGGAHGTRGRILDAAWELIADHGYHRVRTADVARAAGTSPAAIHYHFPTRSELLDSALRHNVRLAFDRQVAELDTVAHPHERLLRLIDLQLPDGALLRREWSIWIQVWAESAIDPARRALYWDAYDRWYRSIAMTIAEGAAAGVFVSGRTEALADQLTALIDGLGIQVLAMTPRAGTDRMRALLHDFIDRAVLAAPAGTERTEIG encoded by the coding sequence ATGCTGGAGCGCGACGGCTGGACCCAGCGTCGGTTCGCGGCCGCGATCGGGCTGGAGGAGACCAAGCTGTCGAAGTCCCTCGCCGGGCGTCGCCGCTTCGCCGCCGACGAGCTCGTCCGCATCGCCGAGGTCACCGGTGAGACCGTGGCCCGGCTGCTGCACGGCCACGACGGCGCCCGGGCCAGGACCGCGGTTCCCACCGGGGCCGCCGCCGCGGCGGCCGAGCCCGACACCGGACGCGAGCCCGGCGGGGCCCACGGCACCCGTGGCCGGATCCTCGACGCGGCCTGGGAGCTGATCGCCGACCACGGCTACCACCGGGTCCGCACCGCCGACGTCGCGCGGGCGGCGGGGACCAGCCCGGCGGCGATCCACTACCACTTCCCCACCCGCTCGGAGCTGCTCGACTCCGCGCTGCGGCACAACGTGCGCCTCGCCTTCGACCGCCAGGTCGCCGAGCTCGACACGGTCGCCCACCCGCACGAGCGGCTGCTGCGGCTGATCGACCTGCAGCTCCCCGACGGCGCCCTGCTGCGCCGCGAGTGGTCGATCTGGATCCAGGTGTGGGCGGAGTCGGCGATCGACCCGGCCCGGCGCGCGCTGTACTGGGACGCCTACGACCGCTGGTACCGCAGCATCGCCATGACGATCGCCGAGGGAGCCGCGGCCGGGGTGTTCGTGTCCGGCCGTACCGAGGCCCTGGCCGACCAGCTCACCGCGCTGATCGACGGGCTCGGCATCCAGGTGCTGGCGATGACCCCGCGGGCCGGGACCGACCGGATGCGCGCCCTGCTGCACGACTTCATCGACCGGGCCGTGCTCGCGGCACCGGCAGGCACGGAACGAACGGAGATCGGATGA
- a CDS encoding mannitol dehydrogenase family protein, producing MRSLDETGIWAEGIEGVEVPGYDRAAVGRGIVHIGVGGFHRAHLAMYVDALLASGGAPEWGICGVGVLAADDRMRDVLAAQDGLYTLVLKGADGTLTPRVVGSLVDYLYAPDDPEAVIERIAHPDTRIVSLTITEGGYAIDQKTGEFDPDFPGIRADLDSMAAGSAPTGGFGLVVEALARRRERGTGPLTVMSCDNMQGNGDVARRVFTGVAQLRDAGLGAWVAESVTFPNSMVDRITPATADTDREALAERFGLRDGWPVVCEPFTQWVLEDHFAAGRPEFERVGVQLVDDVVPYEFMKLRLLNATHQALGYLGYLAGHRYVHEVAQDPTFAAFLRSYMDDEATPTLRPVPGIDLDAYKDTLMERFANPGVADTLMRINYGSSDRISIFLLPVVREQLAAGGQVARAAAVVAGWCRYAEGTDEQGREIPQQDRLAGEMTALARAERDTPGSFLSHRGVFGDLGSDERFAGAFRTALESLWSRGAASTVADLA from the coding sequence ATGCGTTCGCTGGACGAGACCGGGATCTGGGCCGAAGGGATCGAGGGCGTGGAGGTCCCCGGCTACGACCGGGCAGCCGTGGGGCGCGGGATCGTCCACATCGGCGTCGGTGGGTTCCACCGCGCGCACCTCGCGATGTACGTCGACGCGTTGCTCGCCTCCGGCGGGGCGCCGGAGTGGGGGATCTGCGGGGTCGGCGTGCTCGCCGCCGACGACCGGATGCGTGACGTGCTGGCCGCCCAGGACGGGCTGTACACGCTCGTGCTGAAGGGGGCCGACGGGACGCTGACGCCCCGGGTGGTCGGGTCGCTGGTCGACTACCTCTACGCCCCCGACGACCCCGAGGCCGTCATCGAGCGGATCGCCCACCCCGACACCCGGATCGTCTCGCTGACGATCACCGAGGGCGGCTACGCGATCGACCAGAAGACCGGCGAGTTCGACCCGGACTTCCCCGGCATCCGCGCCGACCTGGACTCGATGGCTGCCGGCTCCGCCCCGACCGGGGGGTTCGGGCTGGTCGTCGAGGCGCTGGCGCGTCGCCGGGAGCGCGGCACCGGCCCGCTCACGGTCATGAGCTGCGACAACATGCAGGGCAACGGCGACGTCGCCCGCCGGGTGTTCACCGGTGTCGCCCAGCTCCGCGACGCCGGGCTGGGCGCCTGGGTCGCGGAGTCGGTCACCTTCCCGAACTCGATGGTCGACCGGATCACTCCGGCCACCGCCGACACCGACCGCGAGGCCCTCGCCGAGCGCTTCGGGCTGCGCGACGGCTGGCCGGTCGTCTGCGAGCCGTTCACCCAGTGGGTGCTCGAGGACCACTTCGCCGCGGGCCGCCCGGAGTTCGAGCGGGTCGGGGTCCAGCTCGTCGACGACGTCGTCCCCTACGAGTTCATGAAGCTGCGCCTGCTCAACGCCACCCACCAGGCGCTCGGCTACCTCGGCTACCTCGCCGGACACCGCTACGTGCACGAGGTCGCCCAGGACCCGACGTTCGCGGCGTTCCTGCGGTCCTACATGGACGACGAGGCCACCCCGACGCTACGCCCGGTGCCCGGCATCGACCTCGACGCCTACAAGGACACCCTGATGGAACGCTTCGCGAACCCGGGTGTCGCCGACACGCTGATGCGGATCAACTACGGCAGCTCCGACCGGATCTCGATCTTCCTGTTGCCGGTGGTGCGCGAGCAGCTGGCCGCGGGCGGGCAGGTCGCGCGGGCGGCGGCCGTCGTCGCCGGGTGGTGCCGCTACGCCGAGGGCACCGACGAGCAGGGCCGCGAGATCCCCCAGCAGGACCGGCTCGCCGGGGAGATGACCGCGCTGGCCCGCGCCGAACGGGACACCCCGGGGTCGTTCCTGTCCCACCGCGGGGTGTTCGGCGACCTCGGCTCCGACGAGCGGTTCGCGGGCGCGTTCCGGACTGCGCTGGAGTCGCTGTGGTCGCGCGGCGCCGCGTCCACCGTCGCGGACCTCGCCTGA
- a CDS encoding dihydrofolate reductase family protein yields the protein MGTIDVHEFISLDGVVSDPSWTAEYGFPDAMGEAIGRLTDAAILLGRTTYEMFHPAWSARGHDVESGGAFFNGAPKHVVTSTLADPLEWENSRVLGPYDPVRIQQLKDATDGGIYVSGSVTLVRALLADGLVDTLDLFVYPVSLGAGLRLFAEGARVPLRLCESEAYENGVVRLTYGPPAA from the coding sequence GTGGGCACCATCGACGTGCACGAGTTCATCAGCCTCGACGGGGTCGTGTCCGACCCGTCGTGGACGGCCGAGTACGGCTTCCCCGACGCGATGGGGGAGGCGATCGGCCGGCTGACCGACGCGGCGATCCTGCTCGGCCGCACCACCTACGAGATGTTCCACCCGGCCTGGTCGGCCCGCGGCCACGACGTCGAGTCCGGCGGGGCGTTCTTCAACGGCGCGCCCAAGCACGTCGTCACCTCGACCCTGGCCGACCCGCTGGAGTGGGAGAACTCCCGGGTGCTCGGCCCGTACGACCCGGTGCGGATCCAGCAGCTCAAGGACGCGACCGACGGCGGCATCTACGTCTCCGGCAGCGTCACCCTGGTCCGTGCGCTGCTCGCCGACGGCCTGGTCGACACGCTCGACCTGTTCGTCTACCCGGTGTCGCTCGGGGCCGGGCTGCGGCTGTTCGCCGAGGGCGCCCGGGTGCCGTTGCGGCTCTGCGAGTCGGAGGCCTACGAGAACGGCGTGGTCCGGCTGACCTACGGACCGCCGGCGGCCTGA
- a CDS encoding TetR/AcrR family transcriptional regulator, whose product MLTGQEERCHGLRERKKVRTRQALRAAALERARTQGPDAFTVEEICADVDVAPRTFFNHFPSKDAVLFDWDAASLAELATEVRARPESSPLGAATAVLAEVAEALTTSPTWHGQMELLRTHPELRPRIAHVGRTVEQTVAVGLAEREGTDTPTTAHRLAAAAAMAIMQVAVGGWLAAPEGPAARQVYGDVLAAARESFSALPD is encoded by the coding sequence ATGCTGACCGGCCAGGAGGAACGCTGCCACGGGCTGCGGGAGCGCAAGAAGGTGCGGACCCGCCAGGCGCTGCGCGCCGCGGCACTGGAACGCGCCCGTACCCAGGGACCGGACGCGTTCACCGTGGAGGAGATCTGCGCCGACGTCGACGTCGCGCCGCGCACGTTCTTCAACCACTTCCCGTCGAAGGACGCGGTGCTGTTCGACTGGGACGCCGCCTCCCTCGCCGAGCTCGCCACCGAGGTCCGCGCCCGGCCCGAGTCGTCCCCGCTCGGGGCCGCGACGGCGGTGCTCGCCGAGGTCGCCGAGGCGCTGACGACCAGCCCGACCTGGCACGGCCAGATGGAGCTGCTGCGCACCCACCCCGAGCTGCGCCCACGGATCGCCCACGTCGGACGGACCGTGGAGCAGACCGTCGCCGTCGGACTCGCCGAGCGCGAGGGCACCGACACCCCCACGACGGCCCACCGGCTCGCCGCGGCCGCTGCGATGGCGATCATGCAGGTCGCCGTCGGCGGCTGGCTGGCCGCCCCGGAGGGCCCGGCGGCCCGCCAGGTCTACGGCGACGTGCTGGCGGCCGCCCGGGAGTCCTTCTCGGCGCTGCCGGACTGA
- the ppgK gene encoding polyphosphate--glucose phosphotransferase, translated as MSSKHALGFGIDIGGSGIKGAPVDLHRGRLAAERVRIPTPQPSTPEAVAETVTQILDEFDWRHSFGCTFPAVVTHGVTRTAANVDRAWIDCDAAAVLRRVTGRDAVLVNDADAAGVAEAEFGAAADHHHGLVLVVTLGTGIGSALVNHGKLVPNTELGHLELDGFDAESRAADSAREREELDWEQWGGRLQRYFTHVENLLWPDLIVVGGGVSKKFEKWSPYVRTRTKLVPAGLLNEAGIIGAALLAHG; from the coding sequence GTGAGCAGCAAGCACGCACTCGGGTTCGGCATCGACATCGGCGGCTCCGGCATCAAGGGCGCCCCGGTGGACCTGCACAGGGGCCGGCTGGCCGCGGAGCGGGTGCGGATCCCGACGCCGCAGCCGTCGACACCGGAGGCGGTCGCGGAGACCGTCACGCAGATCCTCGACGAGTTCGACTGGCGTCACTCCTTCGGCTGCACGTTCCCGGCGGTCGTCACGCACGGGGTGACCCGCACCGCGGCCAACGTGGACCGCGCCTGGATCGACTGCGACGCGGCCGCGGTGCTGCGCCGGGTCACCGGCCGGGACGCGGTGCTGGTCAACGACGCCGACGCCGCGGGCGTCGCCGAGGCCGAGTTCGGCGCGGCCGCCGACCACCACCACGGGCTGGTGCTCGTCGTGACCCTCGGGACCGGCATCGGGTCTGCGCTGGTCAACCACGGGAAGCTGGTGCCCAACACCGAACTCGGGCACCTGGAGCTCGACGGGTTCGACGCCGAGTCGCGCGCCGCCGACTCCGCCCGCGAGCGCGAGGAACTGGACTGGGAGCAGTGGGGCGGGCGGCTGCAGCGCTACTTCACCCACGTCGAGAACCTGCTGTGGCCGGACCTGATCGTCGTCGGCGGCGGGGTCAGCAAGAAGTTCGAGAAGTGGTCGCCCTACGTGCGGACCCGCACGAAGCTCGTCCCGGCCGGACTGCTCAACGAGGCCGGGATCATCGGGGCAGCGCTGCTGGCGCACGGCTGA
- the pgm gene encoding phosphoglucomutase (alpha-D-glucose-1,6-bisphosphate-dependent): protein MTVHERAGTPARPEDLVDVDALLAAYATTHPDPSVDVQRVAFGTSGHRGSAFTATFNDDHIAATSQAIVEYRAAQNTDGPLFLGRDSHALSEPAWRTAAEVFVANDVDVVVDSRDGLTPTPAISHAILVTNAGRDGRHLADGVVVTPSHNPPADGGFKYNPPDGGPAGTEATTWIADRANQLLENGLKEVRRAARFDAAAAHRYDYLGTYVDQLDQVLDMAAIRDAGVTIGADPLGGASVDYWGAIAQRWGLDLTVVNPAVDPTFGFMTLDWDGKIRMDCSSPYAMASLRARMESDPAPFTIATGNDADADRHGIVTADGGLMNPNHYLAVAIGYLFAHRPGWPAAAGIGKTAVSSSMIDRVAGDLGRTLVEVPVGFKWFVPGLRSGEIGFGGEESAGASFLRRDGSPWSTDKDGLLAALLASEITAVTGSTPSEHYARLTERFGAPAYARTDVACSREDKAALSKLDADAVTATELAGDAITAKLTRAPGNDAAIGGLKVLTDTGWFAARPSGTEDVYKVYAESFRGPEHLARIQDEARGVVSAALAGSGA, encoded by the coding sequence ATGACCGTGCACGAGCGCGCCGGGACCCCGGCCCGCCCCGAGGACCTCGTCGACGTCGACGCGCTGCTGGCCGCGTACGCCACGACCCACCCCGACCCGTCGGTCGACGTGCAGCGGGTCGCGTTCGGCACGTCCGGGCACCGCGGGTCGGCGTTCACCGCGACCTTCAACGACGATCACATCGCCGCCACCAGCCAGGCGATCGTCGAGTACCGGGCCGCCCAGAACACCGACGGCCCGCTGTTCCTCGGCCGCGACAGCCACGCGCTGTCCGAGCCGGCCTGGCGCACCGCGGCCGAGGTGTTCGTGGCCAATGACGTCGACGTCGTCGTCGACTCCCGGGACGGGCTGACCCCGACCCCCGCGATCTCGCACGCGATCCTGGTGACCAACGCCGGGCGCGACGGCCGGCACCTGGCCGACGGCGTCGTCGTCACGCCCTCGCACAACCCGCCCGCCGACGGCGGCTTCAAGTACAACCCGCCCGACGGCGGCCCCGCGGGCACCGAGGCGACGACCTGGATCGCCGACCGCGCCAACCAGCTGCTGGAGAACGGCCTGAAGGAGGTGCGCCGCGCCGCCCGGTTCGACGCCGCGGCCGCGCACCGCTACGACTACCTCGGCACCTACGTCGACCAGCTCGACCAGGTCCTCGACATGGCCGCGATCCGCGACGCCGGGGTCACCATCGGCGCCGACCCGCTCGGCGGCGCCTCGGTCGACTACTGGGGCGCGATCGCGCAGCGCTGGGGCCTGGACCTCACCGTGGTCAACCCAGCCGTCGACCCGACGTTCGGGTTCATGACCCTGGACTGGGACGGGAAGATCCGGATGGACTGCAGCTCGCCGTACGCGATGGCGTCGCTGCGGGCCCGAATGGAGTCCGATCCGGCTCCCTTCACCATCGCCACCGGCAACGACGCCGACGCCGACCGGCACGGCATCGTCACCGCCGACGGCGGCCTGATGAACCCCAACCACTACCTCGCCGTGGCCATCGGCTACCTGTTCGCCCACCGCCCCGGCTGGCCCGCCGCCGCCGGGATCGGCAAGACCGCGGTCAGCTCGTCGATGATCGACCGGGTCGCCGGTGACCTCGGCCGGACGCTGGTCGAGGTGCCCGTCGGGTTCAAGTGGTTCGTGCCCGGCCTGCGCTCGGGCGAGATCGGCTTCGGCGGCGAGGAGAGCGCGGGCGCGTCGTTCCTGCGCCGGGACGGCTCGCCGTGGAGCACCGACAAGGACGGCTTGCTGGCCGCCCTGCTCGCCTCGGAGATCACCGCGGTCACCGGCTCGACCCCCAGCGAGCACTACGCCCGGCTGACCGAGCGGTTCGGCGCCCCCGCCTACGCCCGCACCGACGTCGCCTGCTCGCGGGAGGACAAGGCGGCGCTGTCGAAGCTGGACGCCGACGCCGTCACCGCCACCGAACTCGCCGGGGACGCGATCACAGCGAAGCTCACCCGCGCCCCAGGCAACGACGCCGCGATCGGCGGGCTGAAGGTCCTCACCGACACCGGGTGGTTCGCCGCCCGCCCCTCGGGCACCGAGGACGTCTACAAGGTCTACGCCGAGAGCTTCCGCGGGCCGGAGCACCTGGCACGCATCCAGGACGAGGCGCGCGGCGTGGTCTCGGCGGCCCTGGCAGGATCGGGCGCGTGA
- a CDS encoding cobalamin-binding protein — MRIASLLPAGTEIAGRLGLAADLVGVTFECDDPAGVRDRVPVVVDTALPPAASPGEIDAVVRERAAAGLPLYEVDRARLAAADPELILTQDLCAVCALPGSTVAQVQAELGTRARVLSLDPHRLADVLDVVTAVGTAAEVPDRAAELVAGLSARLDAVAAMVRGRPAPRVLVLEWTDPPFLPGHWVPDLVTAAGGVPVAAAPGGRSTAVDRADLPPCDAVLVAPCGFGLDDALAQARTALPWLPARVPVHAIDSASYVVRAGPRLVDGVEAVAALLHPGAVPAPPPGRVARVR, encoded by the coding sequence GTGCGGATCGCGTCGCTGCTCCCGGCCGGCACCGAGATCGCCGGGCGGCTCGGCCTGGCCGCCGACCTGGTCGGCGTCACCTTCGAGTGCGACGACCCGGCGGGGGTGCGGGACCGGGTGCCGGTGGTCGTGGACACCGCGCTGCCGCCCGCGGCGTCGCCGGGAGAGATCGACGCCGTCGTCCGCGAGCGGGCCGCGGCCGGGCTGCCGCTCTACGAGGTGGACCGCGCCCGCCTCGCCGCCGCCGACCCGGAGCTGATCCTCACCCAGGACCTGTGCGCGGTGTGCGCGCTGCCCGGCTCGACCGTCGCGCAGGTGCAGGCCGAGCTGGGTACCCGGGCCCGGGTGCTGTCGCTGGACCCGCACCGGCTGGCCGACGTGCTCGACGTGGTGACCGCGGTCGGCACCGCGGCCGAGGTGCCGGACCGGGCCGCCGAGCTGGTCGCGGGCCTGTCGGCGCGCCTGGACGCGGTGGCCGCCATGGTGCGGGGCCGCCCGGCACCGCGGGTGCTGGTGCTGGAGTGGACCGACCCGCCGTTCCTGCCGGGGCACTGGGTGCCCGACCTGGTCACCGCGGCGGGCGGTGTCCCGGTGGCCGCCGCCCCGGGTGGGCGCAGCACCGCGGTCGACCGGGCCGACCTGCCCCCGTGCGACGCCGTGCTGGTCGCGCCCTGCGGTTTCGGGCTCGACGACGCGCTCGCCCAGGCCCGCACGGCGCTGCCGTGGCTTCCCGCCCGGGTCCCGGTGCACGCGATCGATTCGGCGTCCTACGTCGTGCGGGCCGGTCCGCGCCTGGTCGACGGGGTGGAGGCGGTCGCGGCCCTGCTGCACCCCGGCGCGGTCCCGGCGCCGCCGCCGGGACGGGTCGCGCGGGTCCGCTGA
- a CDS encoding AbrB family transcriptional regulator — MSSRPSLSGWWRWPLLAALTALVTAGLATVDVPSPALFAGLLVATVLALSGLGPTRVARPATSAAQAVIGVVIGLLARPDTLAAVAAEWLPVLLISLATLLLSMGSGLLMGLQRGVTPLTGMLAQTAGGASGLVAISRELGGDERTVAVIQYLRVGLVTATMPVVAAFVYGASPGAPAAAGTGTDAPWWVGLAVTALCVGVGVPLGKVARVPAGALLGPMVVALVISLAGFSFDASVPLPIVDIAYAVIGWQAGLRFTRAALGTVARVLPLATVLILGVVALCALLGLLLSSLTGMTPLEGYLATTPGGIYAVLATAISSGVDVTSVVAVQVLRVILMLLVAPWTARMVGRRLGPGTGE; from the coding sequence GTGAGCTCCCGCCCGTCGCTGTCCGGATGGTGGCGCTGGCCGTTGCTCGCCGCCCTCACCGCGCTGGTGACCGCCGGGCTCGCCACGGTCGACGTGCCCTCCCCCGCCCTGTTCGCCGGGCTGCTGGTCGCGACCGTGCTCGCGCTGTCCGGGCTCGGCCCCACCCGGGTCGCCCGCCCGGCGACCTCGGCCGCCCAGGCGGTCATCGGCGTCGTCATCGGCCTGCTCGCCCGACCGGACACCCTGGCGGCGGTGGCCGCGGAATGGCTGCCGGTACTGCTGATCAGCCTCGCGACGCTGCTGCTCAGCATGGGGTCCGGGCTACTGATGGGGTTGCAGCGCGGGGTCACCCCGCTCACCGGGATGCTCGCGCAGACCGCGGGCGGTGCGTCCGGGCTGGTCGCGATCAGCCGCGAGCTCGGCGGCGACGAGCGCACCGTCGCCGTCATCCAGTACCTGCGGGTCGGTCTGGTCACCGCGACGATGCCGGTGGTCGCCGCGTTCGTCTACGGCGCCTCCCCCGGTGCCCCGGCCGCCGCGGGCACGGGCACCGACGCGCCGTGGTGGGTCGGGCTCGCGGTGACCGCATTGTGCGTGGGCGTCGGCGTCCCGCTGGGGAAGGTCGCGCGGGTCCCCGCCGGGGCGCTGCTCGGGCCGATGGTGGTGGCGCTGGTGATCAGCCTGGCCGGGTTCTCCTTCGACGCGTCGGTACCGCTCCCGATCGTCGACATCGCCTACGCCGTCATCGGCTGGCAGGCCGGGCTGCGCTTCACCCGGGCTGCGCTCGGCACCGTCGCGCGGGTGCTGCCGCTGGCGACCGTCCTGATCCTGGGCGTCGTCGCGCTGTGCGCCCTGCTGGGGCTGCTGCTGTCCTCCCTCACCGGTATGACGCCGCTGGAGGGATACCTCGCGACCACCCCGGGCGGGATCTACGCGGTGCTGGCGACGGCGATCTCGTCCGGGGTGGACGTCACCTCGGTGGTCGCGGTGCAGGTGCTTCGGGTGATCCTGATGCTGCTCGTCGCACCGTGGACCGCGCGGATGGTCGGGCGGCGCCTGGGCCCCGGCACCGGGGAGTGA